ACGGTACACTCGAAGCTGGCGAGCGTTTCGGCGTTCTCCATGTCGCCGATGTGCTGGCTGACGAACGCGTAGTTGCCGGTCAGGAGCGTGAAGGTGTTCTTCTGCTCGGGGCCTGCGGCGAGGATGTCCGTGTCGGTCTCGAATGGCAACGTGATCGGGAACGGCGCGTAACCGCGGCTGCGACGGACCAGCTCGGTGCGGCCGTCGACCACGCGCACGACGGAGTCGTCGTAGCGCGACAGGATCGCGCGGTCGTGCAGCAGGAAGGCGTCGGCGATGGTGGCCAGGCGCGTCAGTGCCTCGGCGTTGTCGGTCGCGATGGGCTCGTCCGAGAGGTTGCCGCTGGTCATCACCAGCGGACGGCCGCCCACCTCGGCGAGTAGCAGGTGGTGGAGCGGCGTGTACGGCAGCATGACGCCGAGCTCGGCGAGGTTGTCTGCGATGGCCGGCGCCAGCCCGTCGTTGGGCCGGCGGCGTAGCAGCACGATCGGGCGCACCACACCGGCCAGCAGCGCGGCTTCCTCCGGGCCAACGTGCGCGATGCGGTCGGCGGCCGTCAGGTCGGGCACCATGACTGCGAGCGGCTTGCCCCAGCGGCGCTTGCGTTCGCGCAGGTGGGCGACCGCCTCGGCGTTGGTTGCGTCGCACGCGAGGTGGAAGCCGCCGAGACCCTTGATTGCGAGAATGCGACCGGCTTTGAGCAGCGCGGCGGCACGGGCGACGATCGCGTCGCTGCGTGAGGCTTCGGCATCACGATCGCGGTGCGGGCGGGGCGAGGCTTCGCACTCGGGCGCCCAAACCCACGCGCTATCCATCTCGTCGCTTTCGTCGGCCAACAGGGGCAGCTCGACATCTGGGGACGGCATCAGGTACAACCGCGGTCCACAGATGAAGCAGGCGTCGGGCTGAGCGTGAAAGCGGCGATCGCGCGGATCACCGTACTCCTCGGCACACTGGGGGCACATGGGGAAGTCGCGCATCGAGGTCATCGGGCGGTCGTAGGGCACGTCGCCGATGATCGTGAAGCGAGGGCCGCAGTTGGTGCAGTTGATGAACGGGTAGCGGTAACGCCGGTCGCCGGGCGTGAAGAGCTCGGCGAGGCACTCAGGGCACGTGGCGATGTCGGGGGAGACGAGCGTCATCGCGCCTTCCTCGGCGCGCGACTCGCGGATCTCGAAGCCGCGGAAACCCTCGGGCTCGACCTCCTCGGCGACTACGCGCTCGACCACTGCCATGGTGGGAGCGAGGTAGCGAATCTCGTCAGGGAAGGCGTCGACAGCGGCGTCGTCACCCTCGACGAGGGCATAAACGCCGTCGCTGGCGTTGAGAACCCAGCCGGACAGACCGCGCTCGAGCGCGAGGTTGTACACGAAGGGGCGAAAGCCGACGCCTTGCACGATGCCGGTCACGTGCAGCGAGAGCGCCTTCACGAGCGGACGTCGCCGTCTCGGCGGTGACGCTGGCCGGCCACGAACCGGTTGTTGATGCGCACGAAGAGCTTGTAGGCCTGATCGAGCAGCACGAGCGCCTCTTTCGCGCTCGCTTCGCCTAGCTCCTCGCGCGCGCCCTCGAACGCCGCGTCGTGGATGAAGGCGTTGCGCTCGCTGCGAAGGGCGCGCCATCGCCGGGGGAACTCGGGGAGGCCGGCCTCGGCGGCAGCATCTTCGAACTGGACGCCGGTCAGCGTGGGGAACAGCTTGCCGAGGCGCTGGCCGACGGAACGTAGCGTGTCGAGCACGGCAGCTCGGAGCTTCACGCTGGCACCCTCGGCGGCCATGATTCGCGCAAGCATGTCCTCGAGCAACGACTCGAGGAAGGTGGCGGCCAGGATGACGACGACCTCGGACTCGCCATCAACATCGTAGCGACGGATGCGCGCGTCGACGCGCCTGAGGCGGTCGGGCGGGAAGAGGCGCCGAGCCCCGGTTACCGAGCCACACGCGGGGCACTTCATCTTGACGTCGGCGAACGCCGGATCGTGCGACAGGAAGCCGCACGTGGCGCACTCCCAGTAGACGGGTCCGTCTTGGTCGCTCGGCGCTTGGCCGTGCGCGTGTGGGTTCTCCGATGGCATGCGCTGATTGTAGCGCGACCGCCGCGAACCGCCCGACGTCACAGCGTCTTGAGGTAGGCGATGATGGCCGCGGACTGCGCGGCAGTGAGCTGGTAGTGCGGCATCATCGGGCGCAAGGCGTTGCCACCGGCCTGGCCGGTCGTTACGGCTGTGACGAACTGCGCCTCGCTCGTCAGCGGGAAGCGCGGCGCGTGCGATGAACTCGCCGAGCCCGTCAGGACGCTCCAACGGATGTCGGGCCCGACCATGCCCGTCGCGTCGTTGCCGTGGCAGCGTGCGCACGGCCCGCCCGCACCAGACGTCACCGGAAGCGCGGAGCCATCCGCGGCGTTCCCGGTCGAGAAGATCTGCTGGCCGAGCTGTGCTGCGGATCCGGCGGACCCGCTCGTAGACGACGGCGCGTTTGTGGTGGTCGACTGGGGGGCGGTCGACTGCGACGAGCAGCCAACGACGGTGATCGCGAGTACGAGTAGGAGCACAAAGGTGGCAGCGCGCGTGGTGGTCATCGCGAACTCTCCTGGGTCAGGGAACAGGCAACTCAGATGGTTCCCCTCGGGCAAAGTATTCGAATCGGGCGAACGGCGAGCCACCGCGCGTTCCAGCGAGGCGTAGCGGCCGAGGCGCCGCCGGGGTCTCAAGCGTCCTGGTGCCCGTGCACGTGGGTGTGGGCACGGGCGTTTGGCGTGGCGGTCGCCGGGCCCCGCCGAGCCACCAGCGCGTCGTCAAGGGGAGAGCCGGGCGTGTGCGATTCGATCTGGGTCGTTCGGTGCCGCTTGGCGTGCGCTACACCCCGCCGACTCCAGCCGCGAGCTAGACCAGCTCGACCGTCGTCTCGGTGCCGCTCGAGTTGCCCTCGAGGTCGGCGATTGCCGCGTCGAGCCGGCCACGCGCATCGGCGAGAAGCACGCCGGCCTGTGCCAGCGCGGTGCTGACCTCGGCACGCTTGCCGTGATCGGCGAGGTGGTGGAGCTGCTCGAGCCACTGCTGAACGACGGCGATCGCGTCGTCGGACTGCCCGATGGCCAGCTTCAACTGGCCTACATTGACGCCTGTCTCACACATCGAGATCTCCTTCTCTTGCTTGCCGGTAGCACGAGTCTGCCGATAGTAGCACGCCCGGTCCTTCCGCAGAAGTCCGGGCGCGCATCAAATCCATGCGAAAAGCGGGCCTAGCCGACCCAGGCCGACAACTCCTCGACGAGCTTCTTCTTAGGCATTGCGCCAACGATCTTCTTGGCAACCTGGCCGTCAACGAACACCAACAGCGTCGGGATCGAAAGGATGTCGTGTTTGGTGGCGACTGCCGGATTCTCGTCGACGTTGAGCTTGCCGACGGTGATGCCTTCGTACTCCTCGGCGAGTTCCTTGAGGACCGGCTCCATCATGCGGCACGGTCCGCACCACGGCGCCCAAAAGTCGAGCACGAACGGCTTGGAGCTCGAGGTTACTGTCGCCTCGAAGTTCGCGTCCGTGACCTGCGTCAGATCTGCCATGCGACGTTCTCCCTTCGGATGCCGGGCTCTAGAGCGAGCACTCGGTGTTCTCGTCAAGATACCTCAGAGCCTCAAAAGCCGCCGAGGCCCCCTTTGAAGCCGCGGTGATTACCTGCTTGAGCTCGGAGTCGGTCACGTCGCCGGCGGCGAACAGACCCGACACGTTCGTGCGTCCGTCGTGATCGATTCGGACGTAGCCCGCGGGCGAGAGGTCCACAAGCCCCTGAACGAGCTCGTTGACCGGGTGTACGCCCACGAAGATGAAGACGCCGTCGAGGGCCAGGTACTCCTCGGGCTCGCCCTTGGTGGACTCGAGCCGCACGCCGGCTACCTTGCCGTCGCCGCCTACAATCTCGACCGGGACGCGCGAGAGGTGCTCCTCGATCTTGGGGTTGACCTGGCAGCGCTCGCGAATGCACTTCGTGGCGCGGAACTCGTCCCGGCGATGGATCAAGTGGACCTTGGCCGCGAACTTGGTCAGGAACATCGCCTCTTCGACTGCTGCGTCGCCACCGCCGATCACTGCGACCGTCTTCTCCTTGTACAGCGCGCCGTCGCACGTCGCGCACCACGAGACACCGCGGCCCGTGAACTCGGCCTCGCCCGGGATGCCCAGCTTTCGCGGCACCGCTCCCGTCGCCACGATCACGACGTCGGCCTCGAACTGCTCGTCTTCGCAGTCAAGCAGGAAGTGCCCGCTGTCGAGCTTGGAGATCGACTCGATGGGCGAGAACGTGCGGATGATGGCGCCATGCTCCTCGGCTTGCTTGGTCATCAGGTCGCCGAGTTCGGCTCCGTTGATCCCGCCCGGAAAGCCGGGGTAGTTCTCGACCCAGTCGGTCGTGATGATCTGGCCGCCGGGAATGCCGCGCTCGAAGACAACGGTGTTTGCTCGGCCACGCGCCGCGTAGAGCGCCGCGGCGAGACCTCCGGGTCCGCCGCCGATGATTGCGATCTGGATGTGCTCTCGGGTCACCTGAGTCTCCTACGGAGCGACTGTCGAGGTGGTATCGATCTTGATACCCGTAGCCGCGGCCTGCTTCTGGATAGCATCCAGATCGGCCGCTGCGGTCGTGTAGATCTGCTGCTGCGACGGGTTGTTTTGAACGAGCTTCTGGACCTTCTTGAACTGATTCGCCGCGCCCTTCAGGTCCTGGCGGTTGCCCTGCCAGTAGAAGATCCCCAGGTTGAAGTTGGCGCTGACGTTGTTGGGGTCCTGCTGCAAAACGGTGGCGACTTCTTGGACCGCGCGGTCTGCCTGTCCGGTATAGAAGAGCAAAGCCGCATAGTCCGAGCGCGCGTTGAGATCGGCCGGTGCCAAGTGCAGGTACTGCTCGTAGTACGGCAGTCCCTGCTGGCCATAGACGATTGCCGTCGCAGCATCGCCCTGATTCTGCGCTTGCCGATTTTGATCGAAGAAGAAGTTGCCCATGCCCAGCAGAGACTGCGTGTCGTTGGGGTTCCTCTGCAGCGTGGTCAAGTACGTCAGGGCCTGTTGCTGTGATTGAGTGAGAAGCGTCCTGAACTCGGGAGGGATCGTAGTGCTGCTGGTGCGCACCGCGCCGGGTCCCCAGACGACGAGCACGATGACGCCGCCAAACACCGCGAGCGCCACGGCCAAGATCGAGAGCGGCACTCGATAGCGCTGGAATGGCCGGATGATGAACCGCCGAGCGAACCCGCCCTCGGTCCCGTCGCCGTGACGCTGTACCTGAATGCCGAGGGTCTGGGCCTTGAGGAGCATGTTGAGGTCGTTGGTGACCAGCGTGACCTCGGCGTCCTCGCCGTAGTTGTCGAGCAGCTGGAACACGGTTGCGAGGATGCGGTCGTCGGCGTTTCGTGTCTGCAAGCCGTTGGGCAGCGGGCCCTCGGACTCGAACGGCGCGACCCGAAGGGTGCCCCCGTCGGGCAGCTCGACGCCGTCGATCAGGGAGCCCTCCTCGGACAGGTCGAAGAGGATTCGGCTCACCTCGCGACCACGGAACCGTAGGTCTGGGTCGACGCGGGCGGTCTTGAGCTTGTCCAACTCGCCCAGGACCGTCTCGGGCAGCACTACATCGCAACGAGGGAACGACAGCAACACGTTGGGGTCGGCGAGCAACACGTTGGTGTCGAGCACCACAACTTTGGTCATAGGTACTGCG
Above is a window of Coriobacteriia bacterium DNA encoding:
- the trxB gene encoding thioredoxin-disulfide reductase, giving the protein MTREHIQIAIIGGGPGGLAAALYAARGRANTVVFERGIPGGQIITTDWVENYPGFPGGINGAELGDLMTKQAEEHGAIIRTFSPIESISKLDSGHFLLDCEDEQFEADVVIVATGAVPRKLGIPGEAEFTGRGVSWCATCDGALYKEKTVAVIGGGDAAVEEAMFLTKFAAKVHLIHRRDEFRATKCIRERCQVNPKIEEHLSRVPVEIVGGDGKVAGVRLESTKGEPEEYLALDGVFIFVGVHPVNELVQGLVDLSPAGYVRIDHDGRTNVSGLFAAGDVTDSELKQVITAASKGASAAFEALRYLDENTECSL
- a CDS encoding cytochrome c; this encodes MTTTRAATFVLLLVLAITVVGCSSQSTAPQSTTTNAPSSTSGSAGSAAQLGQQIFSTGNAADGSALPVTSGAGGPCARCHGNDATGMVGPDIRWSVLTGSASSSHAPRFPLTSEAQFVTAVTTGQAGGNALRPMMPHYQLTAAQSAAIIAYLKTL
- a CDS encoding PIN domain-containing protein yields the protein MTKVVVLDTNVLLADPNVLLSFPRCDVVLPETVLGELDKLKTARVDPDLRFRGREVSRILFDLSEEGSLIDGVELPDGGTLRVAPFESEGPLPNGLQTRNADDRILATVFQLLDNYGEDAEVTLVTNDLNMLLKAQTLGIQVQRHGDGTEGGFARRFIIRPFQRYRVPLSILAVALAVFGGVIVLVVWGPGAVRTSSTTIPPEFRTLLTQSQQQALTYLTTLQRNPNDTQSLLGMGNFFFDQNRQAQNQGDAATAIVYGQQGLPYYEQYLHLAPADLNARSDYAALLFYTGQADRAVQEVATVLQQDPNNVSANFNLGIFYWQGNRQDLKGAANQFKKVQKLVQNNPSQQQIYTTAAADLDAIQKQAAATGIKIDTTSTVAP
- a CDS encoding carbamoyltransferase HypF, coding for MKALSLHVTGIVQGVGFRPFVYNLALERGLSGWVLNASDGVYALVEGDDAAVDAFPDEIRYLAPTMAVVERVVAEEVEPEGFRGFEIRESRAEEGAMTLVSPDIATCPECLAELFTPGDRRYRYPFINCTNCGPRFTIIGDVPYDRPMTSMRDFPMCPQCAEEYGDPRDRRFHAQPDACFICGPRLYLMPSPDVELPLLADESDEMDSAWVWAPECEASPRPHRDRDAEASRSDAIVARAAALLKAGRILAIKGLGGFHLACDATNAEAVAHLRERKRRWGKPLAVMVPDLTAADRIAHVGPEEAALLAGVVRPIVLLRRRPNDGLAPAIADNLAELGVMLPYTPLHHLLLAEVGGRPLVMTSGNLSDEPIATDNAEALTRLATIADAFLLHDRAILSRYDDSVVRVVDGRTELVRRSRGYAPFPITLPFETDTDILAAGPEQKNTFTLLTGNYAFVSQHIGDMENAETLASFECTVKLYEKLFRIEPEIVAYDLHPEYLSSKWALSLPIPKVGVQHHHAHIVSVTAEHGIAEKVVGVAFDGTGYGEDGHIWGGEILIAD
- the trxA gene encoding thioredoxin, translating into MADLTQVTDANFEATVTSSSKPFVLDFWAPWCGPCRMMEPVLKELAEEYEGITVGKLNVDENPAVATKHDILSIPTLLVFVDGQVAKKIVGAMPKKKLVEELSAWVG